From a region of the Haematobia irritans isolate KBUSLIRL chromosome 4, ASM5000362v1, whole genome shotgun sequence genome:
- the LOC142233258 gene encoding uncharacterized protein LOC142233258: protein MSSVVMKGQWSIVVAYYALDRSDTAGLHQEQIKDVLQAVGEAGFRPLFYCSDVFSQIRATCIEEAHIFKLRPATMDEYIQFFMQCGDPFTKLAYALVGLKAAATTIFATFDTVHVIKFFEIGVYGGPPVLQQQLFILDQHFSKIRTSEFEVVIKIYFHDPTERPVTCYNILKLFQSPIVDGLSATTMDPKKGLVSESYEEIVFQEPTQLMQHFLMNVQPLTTGTYTHDTDFETKKQKTLENIIDVKQKVKGEINTLKDKLKLARETITKFKMELAKVQKTSNG from the exons ATGAGCAGTGTTGTGATGAAGGGGCAGTGGTCAATAGTGGTGGCGTACTATGCACTGGATAGGTCAGACACAGCTGGTTTACATCAAGAACAAATTAAAGATGTTCTGCAAGCGGTAGGGGAAGCAGGATTTCGTCCATTGTTTTATTGTAGTGATGTATTTTCACAAATCCGAGCTACCTGCATTGAGGAGGCCCACATCTTTAAATTAAGACCAG CAACGATGGATGAGTATATACAAttcttcatgcagtgtggagatCCTTTTACCAAGTTAGCATACGCACTAGTTGGTCTAAAAGCGGCGGCTACAACGATTTTTGCTACATTTGATACCGTCCATGTTATAAaat TTTTTGAAATCGGTGTATATGGAGGCCCACCAGTGTTGCAacaacaattatttattttggaccaacatttttccaaaattcgtaccagcgaatTCGAAGtagtaattaaaatatattttcatgacCCCACTGAGCGTCCAGTTACATGCTATAATATCCTAAAACTCTTCCAATCACCCATTGTGGATGGACTTTCTGCGACGACAATGGACCCTAAAAAGGGGTTAGTTTCGGAATCGTACgaagaaattgtatttcaagAACCCACCCAGTTGATGCAGCATTTTTTGATGAATGTTCAACCATTGACAACAGGGACCTATACCCATGATACCGACT ttgaaacaaagaaacaaaaaacattggAAAATATAATAGACGTGAAACAAAAGGTCAAAGGGGAGATTAACACACTTAaggataaattaaaattggccCGAGAAACAATAACCAAATTTAAGATGGAATTAGCAAAAGTACAAAAAACTTCAAACGGGTAA
- the LOC142233345 gene encoding uncharacterized protein LOC142233345: MEGYTIYKPSIAAVHTVVSKCQAGPAHSNPDADIDVGPSTSSAAAVRRNIEAQLHQDEADIDVGPSTSSAAAVCRNIEAQLHQDEADIDVGPSTSSAAAVRRNIEAQLHQDEADIDVGPSTSSVAAVRRNIEAQLHQDEADIDAGPSTSSAADVRRNPDAAGMNPQQMDSTTNSSSTLSDGHNESRPPPPPYNNSIFSNLRQYYFYGSSDYMSFNLSGPSVETLLRHAPERIPQEGITIQMKNCLAYFERNLATFKKWVCIASDEMHVNALGALSIMYRE; encoded by the exons ATGGAGGGGTATACCATATATAAACCATCAATAGCGGCTG TGCATACAGTTGTATCGAAATGTCAGGCTGGTCCAGCCCACAGCAACCCAGACGctgatattgatgtaggtccat CAACATCCTCAGCGGCGGCTGTCCGCAGAAATATAGAGGCGCAACTGCATCAAGACGAGGctgatattgatgtaggtccat CAACATCCTCAGCGGCGGCTGTCTGCAGAAATATAGAGGCGCAACTGCATCAAGACGAGGctgatattgatgtaggtccat CAACATCCTCAGCGGCGGCTGTCCGCAGAAATATAGAGGCGCAACTGCATCAAGACGAGGctgatattgatgtaggtccat CAACATCCTCAGTGGCGGCTGTCCGCAGAAATATAGAGGCGCAACTGCATCAAGACGAGGCTGATATTGATGCAGGTCCAT CAACATCCTCAGCGGCGGATGTCCGCAGAAATCCAGACGCTGCAGGTATGAATCCACAGCAAATGGATTCGACGACCAATAGCAGTTCAACCTTAT ctGATGGCCACAATGAAAGCAGACCACCACCGCCACCTTACAACAACTCAATATTTTCAAATCTACGTCAgtactatttctatggaagcagTGATTATATGAGCTTCAACTTATCTG GCCCATCTGTTGAAACGCTTTTAAGACATGCTCCTGAAAGAATTCCACAAGAAGGAATTACAATACaaatgaaaaattgtttggcttatttcgaaagaaatttaGCTACATTTAAAAAATGGGTATGCATAGCGTCTGACGAAATGCACGTTAATGCTTTGGGGGCCCTTTCAATCATGTACAGAGAATAA